A single Lactuca sativa cultivar Salinas chromosome 8, Lsat_Salinas_v11, whole genome shotgun sequence DNA region contains:
- the LOC111894800 gene encoding diacylglycerol kinase 4, producing the protein MESPGPETVVAKVAVRSSVIESIKGWSSLSGVRIRKEELRQKITMPEYLRLAIKDAIASKDIDAGKPHYELITTGHDKPPQVAPESPLIVFINSKSGGRYGPELMARLQDLMGEEQVIDLLSVKPHEFIQYGLGCLEKLASIGDGCAKETRERLRIVVAGGDGTVGWVLGCLGELHKAGRDPVPPTAIVPLGTGNDLSRSFGWGGSFPFNWKAAIKKTLDKSIRAPTSRLDSWNLVISMPNGTDLDAPYSLKRTEEVVLDQDLKVDGPLPEKVSCYQGVFYNYFSIGMDAQVAYGFHHLRNEKPYLAQGPISNKIIYSSYSCKQGWFFTPCIADPSLRGLNNILRLHVKRLNSTTWEPIAIPSSVRSIVALNLHSYASGRNPWGNLKPDYLQKKGFVEAKADDGLLEVFGFKHGWHASFVMADLISAKHIAQASEIRFELRGGAWKEAFMQMDGEPWKQPMNNEFSTFLDIKRVPFQSIMIKGK; encoded by the exons ATGGAATCGCCGGGACCGGAGACGGTGGTGGCTAAAGTAGCCGTAAGGTCATCTGTGATAGAGTCGATCAAAGGGTGGTCGTCGTTATCTGGGGTTCGGATTCGTAAGGAGGAGCTGAGGCAGAAGATTACGATGCCGGAATATTTACGCCTCGCTATCAAAGACGCCATTGCATCAAAAGACATCGACGCCGGAAAACCTCATTACGAACTCATTACCACCGGTCACGACAAACCACCGCAAGTCGCCCCTGAATCGCCGttgattgttttcattaattccaAGAGCGGTGGACGCTATGGCCCGGAACTTATGGCTAGGTTGCAGGATTTAATGGGGGAAGAACAG GTTATTGACCTTCTGAGTGTAAAGCCTCATGAGTTTATTCAATATGGTTTGGGTTGTCTTGAGAAGCTCGCTAGTATTGGCGATGGGTGTGCTAAAGAAACCCGTGAAAGATTAAGAATTGTG GTTGCGGGTGGTGATGGAACGGTAGGATGGGTTCTTGGGTGCCTAGGAGAGCTTCATAAAGCCGGGCGGGACCCAGTTCCACCAACTGCAATTGTCCCTCTTGGCACAGGAAATGATTTGTCAAGAAGTTTTGGTTGG GGTGGATCATTTCCTTTTAATTGGAAAGCAGCTATAAAAAAGACTCTTGACAAGTCTATTCGTGCTCCAACTAGTCGCCTCGATAG TTGGAATCTTGTAATATCAATGCCAAATGGCACAGATTTGGATGCACCTTATTCCTTAAAACGAACTGAAGAAGTTGTTCTTGATCAG GATCTAAAAGTTGATGGACCATTGCCTGAAAAAGTTTCTTGTTACCAAGGAGTTTTTTATAATTACTTCAGCATAG GAATGGATGCACAAGTGGCTTATGGGTTTCATCATCTAAGAAATGAGAAACCTTATCTTGCACAAGGTCCTATTTCAAACAAG ATAATTTATTCGAGTTATAGTTGCAAACAAGGGTGGTTTTTTACACCTTGTATAGCTGATCCAAGTTTGAG GGGACTAAATAACATCTTGAGGCTGCATGTTAAAAGGCTAAACAGCACAACATGGGAACCTATTGCTATTCCATCAAG TGTTAGGTCAATAGTCGCTTTGAATCTTCATAGTTATGCAAGTGGAAGGAATCCATGGGGTAACTTGAAGCCTGACTATTTACAAAAG AAAGGTTTTGTTGAGGCTAAAGCAGATGATGGTCTTCTAGAAGTTTTTGGCTTTAAACATGGATGGCATGCATCATTTGTTATGGCCGATCTAATCTCAGCCAAACACATTGCACAG GCTTCAGAGATTCGGTTTGAGCTAAGAGGTGGAGCTTGGAAAGAAGCTTTTATGCAGATGGATGGAGAACCATGGAAACAACCGATGAACAATGAGTTCTCAACTTTCTTGGACATAAAAAGGGTACCTTTTCAGTCGATCATGATCAAAGGAAAGTGA
- the LOC111894802 gene encoding uncharacterized protein LOC111894802 — MCISVFLWQAHPLYPFLLLLNRDEYHIRPTEPLHWWEGGKILGGRDVTAGGTWLASSGEGRVAFVTNVRELNSISTAKSRGDLPIRFLQSKKNTMEFAEEIAKEADEYNGFNLIIADLLSMNMVYVTNRLKRDKCYVTSVSPGVHVLSNASLDTPWPKAQRLEHGFKDVLNEYGEGEIPITELIDKLMRNTVKDDISMLPGIYGPEFEYELSSVFVNPVSPKDYGTRSTSALAVKASGEVLFYERHLENGLWKENTETYMIEKMK, encoded by the exons ATGTGTATATCAGTGTTTCTATGGCAAGCTCATCCACTCTACCCGTTTCTTCTATTGCTCAATCGAGATGAATATCATATACG ACCAACGGAGCCACTGCATTGGTGGGAAGGTGGAAAAATATTGGGTGGCAGAGATGTGACAGCCGGCGGAACATGGTTGGCCTCTAGCGGAGAAGGAAGGGTGGCTTTTGTTACCAACGTTCGTGAATTGAACTCAATATCTACAGCAAAGAGTAGAGGTGATCTCCCAATTCGCTTTTTGCAG AGCAAGAAAAACACCATGGAGTTTGCAGAAGAAATTGCAAAGGAAGCAGATGAATACAATGGATTCAATTTGATAATTGCTGATCTTTTGTCCATGAATATGGTTTATGTAACCAATAGGCTGAAAAGAGATAAGTGCTATGTGACTTCAGTTTCACCTGGGGTCCATGTGCTATCTAATGCAAGTCTAGACACTCCATGGCCTAAG GCTCAAAGATTGGAACATGGTTTTAAAGATGTTTTGAATGAATATGGTGAAGGTGAAATTCCAATTACTGAGTTGATTGATAAACTGATGAGAAACACTGTAAAAGATGACATCAGCATGCTTCCCGGGATCTATGGTCCAGAATTTGAGTATGAGTTGAGTTCTGTATTTGTTAATCCAGTATCTCCAAAG GACTATGGTACACGAAGTACTTCTGCATTGGCTGTAAAAGCAAGTGGTGAAGTATTGTTTTATGAAAGGCATCTTGAAAATGGGTTATGGAAAGAGAACACAGAAACATACATGATTGAGAAAATGAAGTGA